The genomic region GAGGCAACGCCCGGCGAACAGGCCGGGCCTGAGCATCACGCATCCACACAGCCCGCTCAGATAGCCCATGGCCTTGCCCGACCTTCGTTGCTGCTGATGGTGGATGCGCTTCCTCCAGGCACACTCATCGGGCCCTGGCGCGTCCTCCAACGCGTGGCTTCAGGCGGGTACGGCACGGTCTACGTCGTTCAGGCGAAGCACCGTCCTCGCGGCAGGCGGTACGCCCTGAAGCTGGCGCGGCAGCCCGACAGCCCCTGGTTCTCACGCGAAGCGGAGGTGCTGTCCCGACTGCGTCATCCGGGAGTGCCTCGCTTCGTGGAGGCCGGGGCATGGAGACCGGGCTCCGGGAACCATCCGTTCCTGGTGATGGAGCACGTGGACGGCGAGTCGCTCTATGAGTGGGCCCGCGCGCGCAACCCCACGGCCCGCGAGGTGAGCGCATTGCTCATCCAGGCCGTGGAGATCCTGGCCTTCGCGCACCAGCACGGTGTCCTGCATCGCGACGTCAAAGGCGACAACCTCCGCGTCCGGCCCGCTGGACGGCTCACCCTGTTGGATTGGGGTGCGGGCTGGCATCCCGAAGCAAAGCCCCTGACCGGAACAGGCCAGCTTCCTCCTGGCACGGCTCACTACTTGAGCCCCCAGCTCCACCGCTGGCGGATGGCGGTGCCGTCGCAGGAGTGCCCTCGCTACGGCGTGACAGATGAACTGTACGCCTTGGGCGTCACCTTCCATCGATTGCTGACCGACAGCTATCCGGCGCTCCCGCTGGAGGGAGAAGAAGCCGAACGCGCATGGCCCAACCCGCTGGTGCCGGAGGCGCTGGCTTCACTCGTCACCCGCCTGCTCGCATTCGCGCCCGAAACGCGGCCTCCCAGCGCCTCCGCCCTGGCCTCCGAACTGCATCAGGTCCTGGCCCATGCGGATGCAACGTGGGACCAACCCCTGTTCGACTGGGCCACACCTCCCTCTGATTCCTCACGCACGACGCAGGCGTCGCCCGGGATGGCGGGGCCGGTGGCACCGGGTCAGGAGGTGCCGCTCCAGCATGCACGCCTCCAGCGCCTGGACCGGATTCAACGCCTTCGCGAAGAACGCGAGCTGCGTCGCCGGTTTCCGCGCCATGTCGCCCGGATGGAGGCCCAGGACATCCTCGGCGCGAGCACAGTGCGCCGCCGACAGACGCTGCGGGCCCTGGGGCGGCAGGGGGCCGTGGGATTCGTATGCGTGCTGGCCATGGTCTGGCTGGGCTGGAGCCTGGGACTCTTTGCAAGGTCCGGCGCCGATACGCCAGTTCCCCCTTCCCTGCCTCCCGTGGCGCGGACGCCTGGGCCCGACCAAGCTGCCGCGTCCGGAGCGGCCCCTCCTTCCCCTGCGCCGCTCCAGCCGGAGAAGGACACCATGAGCATTCCCTTGAAGCAGGACCCACCTGTCCGCGGACGTTCGCTGTCACGCGGATGCACGTTGGCTGTCGGTGCGGCGACAACCCTCATTGCCTGCTCGGGTGCGCAGGTGGTGCCCAAGCCCCAGCGCTGTCCCACGGAAGCGCTGGAGGCGATGAAGGCGTTGAAGCTGCGACGGGATGCAAAGGCAGCCATCACGGTCGACATCCGCTATCCCTTCCGTCCGGATGCCGAAATGCTCGCCGTGCACGACGGAGACATCGTCAGCGTCCAGAAGGAAAAACGCGGCGATCTCCCGGAGGGGACCCTGCTCTACGGACGGCTGTGGACAGGGGGCGAACGCGTCATGGGCCGCTACACACGAGCGGAGACGCCTGACGGCCGCACCTACCCGGTCTGCTTCGTCCTCGGGAATGACGATGGCTTCTGGCCGCTGGAGACGGGCTCCAAGCCCGGTGCCGCGCTCCTTCCCCGGACCGCGGGCTACACCGTGGTGGACGCGTTCCCGTAGCGGCCCTTACGGTCATGCGCCTGAAGTAAGACCCGAGGGATGAGCCACATCCTGGCGAACGAAGCGCTCCGCTCCGTCGTGCTCTACCATCCCAAGCCCACCGAGGGCTGGCGCTACGCCGTCTACACCCAGGAAGGCGTCACGGATGGGAGGCTGCTCGGCAGCACTCCCTCCACTTCGTTCGAGGAGGCCCGAGCCCGGATGGAGCAGACGCTGGTGGAACTCTTCGGCCGCCCCTCCACGCTCCGTTGGAAGGAGACCTCTCCGGGATGGTGGACAGGTGAAGCGCTGGATGGCCCCGCGTGAGCGCCCGCGCTACTCCAGCAGGTCCAGGACCGCCAGGGGCTCCTTGGATTCCAGCAACTCCAGCCTGTGACGAGCCTTCACCGCCAGTTCGAGCGGCTGAACGCCATGGCGGAACCAGGCATGCGCGATGCGGTCGATGCCCGCGCCAATCAATGGCGCCGCCGTCCGCAAGCTGGCGCGGAGGGCCACTGCGTTCGTCTGCCCACCGTGCAGCACCAGGTTGCGCTGGCGATAGAGCCGACGGAATGCCCGCACCGCATAGCCCTCTACGTCCTTCAGCTTCTTGCGAGGGTCCTTGAGCACTCCCTCCATGCGTGCGACCGCCGCCCGGTGACTCCAGACTGGCTCTGCCCAGGTGAGCGGATGGGCCTGCAGGATGGCCTCGCCCATCACGGATGCGCGTTCGTGATTGCTCGCGCACCGCAGGAGTTGCTCTCGCGGAGGACTGACGCTGCCTCTGATTTGAAGGGAGGCCAGCAACGTCAGCTCCGCCCTGGGAAACGAGCACGCCACCAGGGAAGCCAACCGGTCACCCGCAGGTGATTTCTGACCGTCCTCGGGCGCGACCAGCAACGCTTCGATGGAGGCCCAGCCAGCGGCCACCGCGACCACGGCGGGCGCATCCAGCTGACCCAGCAACTCGAACGCCGCGTCGACACGGCTGGGCGGCCCGGACGCGAAGAGCTGGTCCTGACGCTCCAGGCTGCGCACCTCGACCCGTCGATGCCGACGGAGCGGTAGCGGCTGCTGGATGCCTTCGACGTACGCGTGCTCCCCGTGCCGCATCGGATGGCCTGTTCCAATGAGAAGCCGGGCGAACAGCTTCTCCACCGTCTCCGCGGCCCGCTCCGCCGCGGCGAAGGCATCGCGGGCGTGAACCGTCAGCAACCATCCTCCGCTCTGCCGTACATGGGCAGCGTCGAATCCATTCGCGAGGAACCATTTCGAAACCGTGGGCGCGTCACACCATTCGCGCGGTGGAGGCCCCTGGAGGCCCAGCGCGTTGTGCACGGTCAGGAGGACCTGGAAGCACGAAGGTGGCGTGCGAGCCAGGGCATGGGCGTCCTCCAGCAACTCCGAAAGGCGGTAGGTCTGCGTGGAATGGATGAGCCGGTAGGTCAGCCAGCGATGGAGGAAGTCGGGGCTGAACCCTGCATCCAGGAGATGAGACGCCACGGCACGGGCCACCCGCTCCGGTTTCACCGGAATGCCCCGCGCGAGCTGTCCGGCCCAGCGCGTCAGGTACGACGCATCAATCTCTTCCGTGAGACGGTGCACCGCGGGCAGCTCGCCGGAGCGAGGTCTCAACGGCGAGCCCAGCAGACGCTGCAACAGGCTCCGAGACTGGGGGGCGATGCCTTCATCCGGCCCCAGGGTCCGAGACAATTCATTCGCCAGCCACTCGACCGCTTTGTCGGAGAGGACGCCCTCCGGGACGGCCTCCACCGCCTCCAACAGCTCGCGGAGGCTGAGCACCGTTCCCACCTCCCAGAGTCCACGGAACCAGGCGGTGCGAGCCGAGAAGAACTCCAAGAGACGTGCCGCCACCCGCTGTGAGCTGTCCTTGATTTCGAGCACCGAGCGCCTTACTTTTCGAGCAGGTCGCTAGACCGCTCTCTATTCGGAGGCCGTCACCCAGCGGGAGTCGTTCATCCCCGTGGGTCGCGGCCTCCATTTTTTTGTCCGCGGACAGGGTGACGGCTTCCGCCTCCCCTGCTTCCGCGAACCTCCCCCGCGCTCAATGCAGGATTCGAACCCGCGACCTTTGGCTCCGGAGGCCAACGCCGGTTTCGCAACGACTTCCGGGCCCGGGCTCAATAAAACGCGCGCCGTGCGTGTGGGGACGACCCGAATTTCGGGGTCATTTCGTATCTCATTTCCAGAAGGGGCCCGGCCGGGCGCCTCCATGAGACGGAGCATTCCGCGTGCTGCCAGGAACCGAGCGGTCAGTCTTGGAGGCCTTCCGCCGGGGTGACACCGCCGTGCTCACCCAGGTCTACCGCACCTATTCACCCGAAGTGCTGCGCTACCTGTCCCGGCGCTTCTCCGTCCACTCGGAGACCGGCACCCGCTCCATCGCGCTCACGCCGCTGGACCTGGACGCCGCCCATCAAGAGACCTTCGTTCGGGCCTTCCGCCCCCACATGCGCCAGGCCTACGACGGCGTGCGCCCCTACCTGGGCTTCCTCCTCACCGTCGCGCGCTCCACCGCCATCGACTTGATGCGCGCCTCCGGCCGCGTGGCCCGGGAGGCCATCCCCCTGGATGACGCTCCGGAGCTCACCCATGCGCCCACCGAGAGCAAGAGCCCGGAAGAAGAGGCCCTGGGCGCAGAGGTCCGCTCCATCGTGCGCCACTTCCTGGAGGCCCTGCCCGCCGAAGGGCGCGCCCTGGCCCAGCTGCGCTTCATGGACGGCCTGTCCCAGGAGTCCGCCGCCGACCAGCTGAAGCTCACCCGCGGCGAGGTGCGGGTGCGCGAACGCCGCTTGCGGTTGCAGTTCACCGAACACCTGAAGGACTCGGGCTGGCTGGACAGCGACACCGTCCCGGGGGGCCTGCAATTGGGCGCCCTGCTCGCCACCCTGGCCCTGCTGTGCGCCATCCCATTCGGGAGCCTCCCATGAAGTGGTACGAGCGACATGTGGACGCGGGACTGACGCGCTGGTCCCTGGGGGAGCTGTCCGCCCCCGAATCCTCGCGGCTCCTACGTCACGCCCACGCCTGCGCCCGCTGCGGCGCCCGCTACGACAAGTGGGCCCGCGCCCACCGCGTCCTCGAGTCCGGCCAGACGGACGCCCCCACCTCCACGGAGCTGGAGACCCTCACCGCCGCGGGACTCGAAGCCGCCCTCAACGCCGCCTCGCCCCCGGACGCCGCCCCCGCGCGGTGGCCCACCCTCGCGGTGCTCGGCGCCACGCTGGCGGCCCTGTTCCTCGCGGTGATGGTGACCCCCTCGTCCTTCGGCCCCACCGCCTCCATCGAGCCCACCGAACCCGAGTTCAGCGTCCGGGGGGCCGTGCATGACCCGGCTCCACCCTCTGCGCCAGTGGCCCAGGCCGTCCTGCGCGTCTTCTGCGCGAAGCCCGGCCAGTCGCTGCACGAGCTGCGCGCTGGGGCCGCGTGCACCCCGGGCGCCACGCTGGCCTTCGCGGCGGGGGCCCGTCCGCCCTACACCCACGTCGCGGTGCGCGTGCGCGCCGGCGGCCACGAAGAGGTCAACGGCCCCTTCCCGCTCAGCGGCAAGGCCGGCGAGGAGCGCCCCCTGGAGCTGACGGTCGCGCTGCCCGCGGGCTCCGATATGGCGGAGGTCACCGCCACGTTCTCAGAGCACCCGGACGCAACCCTGTCAGCCCTGCGCAGCGGGACGACAGCGGGGGTGGTGGTGCTCAGGCAGGAGGTCCGGGTAAAGGATTCTCCATGAAAAAGCTGGAAGTCCTCCTGGGGGCAACGCTGCTGATGGCGGCGCCGGAGGCATTCGCGGACACCGTGCGGCGCGCGCTCGTCATCGCCCACAACGGCAGTGACGACCCGGCGCTCGCGCCACTGCGCTACGCGGATGACGACGGCGTGCTGTGGGCGGAGACGCTCAAGCGGCTGGGCGTGGAGACCACGCTGCTCGTCGACCCGGACGAGCCCACGCGCAAGGGCGGCAGCCTGGTGCTGAAGTCCGCGCAGGCCCCCACGCGCGCCGCGGTGGAGCAGGCCGTGAAGCGGCTGCAGGCGGCGACGCTCGCGGACCGCGCGGCGGGACGCCAGACGGACGTGATCATCGTCTACGTGGGCCACGGCAACACGGACGACGCGGGCCGCGCCTACTTCACGCTCGCCGATGCGCGCCTGGACCGGAGCAGCCTCTATTCGGAGGTCGTGGATCCGCTGGGCGCGGACTACGTGCACGTCATCGCGGATGCGTGCCGCGCCTCCGGCGTGGTGGGCAGCCGAGGCGGGACGCCGGACGCGGCGGTGCTGGCGGAGCTGCGCGGAGTGCTCGCGCGCGAGCAACTGGCGTCGCGTCCCCACGTGGGCGCCCTCTTCGCGGAGAGCGAGGACGGCGAGACGCACGAGTGGTCCCGCATCCGCGCGGGCGTCTTCAGCCACGTGGCCCGCTCCGGCCTCCTGGGCGGCGCGGACATCAACGGCGACGGACAGGTGGAGTACAGCGAGCTGGCCGCGTTCGTGGCCGCCTCGCTGCATGGCGTGAAGGGCATGCCCGCGCGCCTGTCCGTCAACGCCTTCGCGCCCACCGCGGAGCCCCGCCGCCCGCTGGTGGGCCCCGCTCCCGAAGGGCCCCGCGTCACCTTCCCCGCCGGCTTCGAGTACGCGCGCCTCTCCGTGGAGGACGCGGACGGCCAGCGGCTGGTGGACGTGCGGCGCTCGCCGCAGCAGTGGACGCAAATCCTGCTGCCGCCGCGCGACGTGTACTGGGTGCGCGCGCCGAACGCGGAGGCGCGCGTCACGCTGGCGCAGCTGTCCTCGGGCACGCCCGAATTGCGCCCGCGCGAGCTTCAGGAAAGAGGTCCCGCGGAGGAGGCGCTCCGCCGGGGCCTGTTCGCCGTTCCGCTGGACCGGTCGTTCTACGACGAGTACGTCGCCGCCGTGGGGCTGGTGCCGGTGGACTTCAGCAACCCCTTCCAGCCATCCGTCATCGGCGGGGCGCGCTCCCCGCTGGCCGTGGCGTCTCCGTCCGACTGGACATCGCGGTTGGAGCTGGGCCTGGGCGCGGGTCGCTCGCCGTTGGGGCTGGCGAAGTTCTCCGCCGGGCCCAGCCTGTCGTGGCGCACGCCGTCCTCCATGGACCTGCTCTACTACGGCGTGCGCGGGGCGTATGGCGTGACGCCGCTCGCGGCCCAGGACGGCATCCGGCTGCACCGCTTCACGGTGGAGGGGCTGGTGGGGTTGGAGCGTCCCGCGAACACGCCGCTGTTCGCGGAGGTGGGGCTGGGCTGGGGGCTGCTGGGCCTCACGGCGCCGGGCTTCCGCCAGGCGGACCCCGCGATGCTCACCGGCCACGTGGCCGCGGGCGTGACGGGGCGGTTCGCGGGAATGCCGCTGCGACTTTCAGCCCAGGTGGGCGTGGATCGCGTCACCGCCAATGGCAAGACCGTCATGGACGGGCAGTACGGCCTGGAAATCTCACTGAGGCGCTAGCGGACGCGGGCCGTCGGGCCCGGCCGTGTCCGTGCGTGGGTGCGCAGCCGTCGCGCCCACCGCGCCAACCTCGAGCCCTGACGGTCCTTCCGTGTCCCGTTCATTCTTCGTGCACACCGCGCTGTCGAGCGCCGCCGTGGCCACCGTGCTGCTGGCTGGCTGCGACCCCATCTGCACGAATGGGGTTTCCAAACCCGGGCAGGGCCAGGTGACCCGGAGCGCCTCCGGCACCTGCGTGCAGCTCGTGGTGACCCGCCCCGACGCCGGCGAGGATGGCGGCGGGCTCCCCGACGCGGGCACGGATGGTGGGGTGTGCGGCGCCGGGCCGGGCTGGACGACGCAGGTGGTGGACGAGGGTATCGACGCGCTCACCGCCACGTTCGTCTTCGACGCGCGGGGCGTGGGCCACTACGCCTATTCGAAGAACTCCAATCTCCATGTCGGCACCACCCGGCCGGGCGACGCGCCGACGCGGGTGTGGGACGTGTGGACCGCCTATGACGTGACCATGGACGTGGCCGCGGATGGCACGCACCACGTGCTGTTCCAGCAGGGCAACAATGTCGTCTACGCAAGCGATGCGAACGGCACCTGGAAGAGCCGGGTGCTGGCCGAGGGCTGGACGGGCGCCATCGCGCTGGATGCCCAGGGTGTGCCGCACGTGCTCTTCCGCCGCCCCGCCCCTCAAGTGGGCTACCTGTACGGCACCCGCTCCGCCAAGGGAGA from Corallococcus exiguus harbors:
- a CDS encoding serine/threonine protein kinase — translated: MASGGYGTVYVVQAKHRPRGRRYALKLARQPDSPWFSREAEVLSRLRHPGVPRFVEAGAWRPGSGNHPFLVMEHVDGESLYEWARARNPTAREVSALLIQAVEILAFAHQHGVLHRDVKGDNLRVRPAGRLTLLDWGAGWHPEAKPLTGTGQLPPGTAHYLSPQLHRWRMAVPSQECPRYGVTDELYALGVTFHRLLTDSYPALPLEGEEAERAWPNPLVPEALASLVTRLLAFAPETRPPSASALASELHQVLAHADATWDQPLFDWATPPSDSSRTTQASPGMAGPVAPGQEVPLQHARLQRLDRIQRLREERELRRRFPRHVARMEAQDILGASTVRRRQTLRALGRQGAVGFVCVLAMVWLGWSLGLFARSGADTPVPPSLPPVARTPGPDQAAASGAAPPSPAPLQPEKDTMSIPLKQDPPVRGRSLSRGCTLAVGAATTLIACSGAQVVPKPQRCPTEALEAMKALKLRRDAKAAITVDIRYPFRPDAEMLAVHDGDIVSVQKEKRGDLPEGTLLYGRLWTGGERVMGRYTRAETPDGRTYPVCFVLGNDDGFWPLETGSKPGAALLPRTAGYTVVDAFP
- a CDS encoding RNA polymerase sigma factor yields the protein MLPGTERSVLEAFRRGDTAVLTQVYRTYSPEVLRYLSRRFSVHSETGTRSIALTPLDLDAAHQETFVRAFRPHMRQAYDGVRPYLGFLLTVARSTAIDLMRASGRVAREAIPLDDAPELTHAPTESKSPEEEALGAEVRSIVRHFLEALPAEGRALAQLRFMDGLSQESAADQLKLTRGEVRVRERRLRLQFTEHLKDSGWLDSDTVPGGLQLGALLATLALLCAIPFGSLP
- a CDS encoding caspase family protein, giving the protein MKKLEVLLGATLLMAAPEAFADTVRRALVIAHNGSDDPALAPLRYADDDGVLWAETLKRLGVETTLLVDPDEPTRKGGSLVLKSAQAPTRAAVEQAVKRLQAATLADRAAGRQTDVIIVYVGHGNTDDAGRAYFTLADARLDRSSLYSEVVDPLGADYVHVIADACRASGVVGSRGGTPDAAVLAELRGVLAREQLASRPHVGALFAESEDGETHEWSRIRAGVFSHVARSGLLGGADINGDGQVEYSELAAFVAASLHGVKGMPARLSVNAFAPTAEPRRPLVGPAPEGPRVTFPAGFEYARLSVEDADGQRLVDVRRSPQQWTQILLPPRDVYWVRAPNAEARVTLAQLSSGTPELRPRELQERGPAEEALRRGLFAVPLDRSFYDEYVAAVGLVPVDFSNPFQPSVIGGARSPLAVASPSDWTSRLELGLGAGRSPLGLAKFSAGPSLSWRTPSSMDLLYYGVRGAYGVTPLAAQDGIRLHRFTVEGLVGLERPANTPLFAEVGLGWGLLGLTAPGFRQADPAMLTGHVAAGVTGRFAGMPLRLSAQVGVDRVTANGKTVMDGQYGLEISLRR